One stretch of Anguilla anguilla isolate fAngAng1 chromosome 5, fAngAng1.pri, whole genome shotgun sequence DNA includes these proteins:
- the nup93 gene encoding nuclear pore complex protein Nup93 isoform X3 produces MLVQWEQLKQRVLHTLLGAGEDALDFTQDVEPSFVSDVGAPGRSALDSVEVAYGRQIYVFNEKIVNGHVQPNLGDLCASVADSLDDKNVSEMWLMVRQMTDVLLVPAKDSLKSRVAVNMQMAFVRQALQFLENSYKNYTMVTVFGNLHQAQLGGVPGTLQLVNSFLNIKLPGPLPGMQDGEVEGHPVWALVYYCLRCGDLSAAMQVVNRAQHQIGEFKNWFQEYMNSPDRRLAPATENKLRLHYRRVLRNSADPYKRAVYCLIGKCDIADNHGEVADKTEDYLWLKLNQVCFEDDSNSAPQDRLTLAQLQKQLLEDYGESHFSASQQPFLYFQVLFLTAQFEAAVAFLFRVERLRSHAVHVALVLYELRLLLKSSGQSAQMLSQEPGDPPMVRRLNFIRLLMLYTRKFESTDPREALQYFYFLRNEKDSQGENMFMRCVSELVIESREFDMLLGRLEKDGSRKPGAIDKFAGDTRAIISKVALEAENKGLFEEAVKLYELAKNPDKVLELMNRLLSPVVAQISAPQSNKERLKNMALAIAERYRTHGVAGEKSVDCTFYLLLDLTTFFDEYHAGHIDRAYDVMERLKLVPLSQDSVEERVAAFRNFSDEVRHNLSEVLLATMNILFTQYKRLKGAPTGTPGRPQRSMEDQDLQLRSQARALITFAGMIPFRMAGDTNARLVQMEVLMN; encoded by the exons ATGCTGGTGCAGTGGGAGCAGCTGAAGCAACGGGTGCTCCACACCCtcctgggggcgggggaggacgCCCTGGACTTCACCCAGGATGTGGAG CCCAGCTTCGTGAGCGACGTCGGGGCGCCGGGACGCAGCGCGCTGGACAGCGTGGAGGTGGCCTATGGACGGCAG atcTACGTTTTCAACGAGAAGATCGTGAACGGGCACGTGCAGCCCAACCTGGGGGACCTGTGCGCCTCTGTGGCCGACAGCCTGGATGACAAG AACGTGTCGGAGATGTGGCTGATGGTGAGGCAGATGACCGACGTGCTGCTGGTCCCGGCCAAGGACTCCCTGAAGAGCCGCGTGGCCGTCAACATGCAGATGGCCTTCGTCCGGCAGGCCCTGCAGTTCCTGGAgaacag CTACAAGAACTACACCATGGTGACCGTGTTTGGGAACCTGCACCAGGCCCAGCTGGGCGGGGTCCCGGGGACCTTGCAGCTGGTAAACAGTTTCCTCAACATCAAACTGCCAGGACCGCTCCCAGGCATGCAG gACGGAGAGGTGGAGGGCCACCCGGTCTGGGCTCTGGTCTATTACTGCCTGCGTTGTGGGGACCTGTCTGCCGCCATGCAGGTGGTGAACCGGGCCCAGCACCAGATCGGCGAGTTCAAGAACTGGTTCCAGGAGTACATGAACAGCCCCGACAGACG ttTGGCTCCCGCCACGGAGAACAAGCTCCGCCTCCATTACCGCCGCGTCCTGCGGAACAGCGCCGACCCCTACAAGCGCGCGGTCTACTGCCTCATCGGCAAGTGCGACATCGCCGACAACCACGGGGAGGTCGCCGACAAGACGGAGGACTACCTGTGGCTcaag CTGAACCAGGTGTGCTTCGAGGACGACAGCAACAGCGCCCCCCAGGACAGGCTGACCCTCGCGCAGCTTCAGAAGCAGCTGCTGGAAGACTACG gagaGTCGCACTTCTCAGCCAGCCAGCAGCCCTTCCTGTACTTCCAGGTGCTGTTCCTGACTGCGCAGTTCGAGGCGGCCGTGGCCTTCCTGTTCCGGGTGGAGCGTCTGCGCAGTCACGCCGTGCACGTGGCGCTCGTCCTGTACGAGCTGCGCCTGCTGCTCAAGTCATCGGGCCAGAGCGCGCAGATGC tgagCCAGGAGCCCGGGGACCCCCCCATGGTGCGACGCCTCAACTTCATCCGGCTGCTCATGCTCTACACCCGCAAGTTCGAGTCCACCGACCCGCGCGAGGCGCTCCAGTACTTCTACTTCCTGCG GAATGAGAAGGACAGTCAGGGGGAGAACATGTTCATGCGCTGCGTCAGCGAGCTGGTCATCGAGAGCCGAGAG ttcgACATGCTCCTGGGCCGCCTGGAGAAAGACGGAAGCAGGAAG CCCGGGGCCATCGACAAGTTCGCCGGGGACACGAGGGCCATCATCAGCAAGGTGGCGCTGGAGGCCGAGAACAAGGGCCTGTTCGAGGAGGCCGTCAAGCTGTACGAGCTGGCCAAG aacccAGACAAGGTTCTGGAGCTGATGAACAGGCTGCTGAGTCCGGTGGTTGCTCAGATCAGCGCCCCCCAGTCCAACAAGGAGCGGCTGAAGAACATGGCCCTGGCCATCGCCGAACG TTACCGGACCCACGGCGTCGCCGGGGAGAAGTCCGTGGACTGCACCTTCTACCTGCTGTTGGACCTGACGACGTTCTTCGACGAGTATCACGCAGGCCACATCGACCGCGCGTATGAC gtGATGGAGAGGCTCAAGCTGGTCCCTCTCAGTCAGGACAGCGTAGAGGAGCGGGTGGCGGCCTTCCGGAACTTCAGCGACGAG GTGCGGCATAACCTGTCGGAGGTTCTCCTGGCCACCATGAACATCCTGTTCACGCAGTACAAACGCCTGAAGGGGGCGCCGACGGGCACCCCGGGCCGACCGCAGCGCTCCATGGAGGACCAGGATTTG CAGCTGCGCAGTCAGGCCCGGGCGCTGATCACGTTCGCCGGGATGATCCCCTTCCGCATGGCGGGGGACACCAACGCCCGGCTGGTCCAGATGGAAGTCTTAATGAACTGA